One Micromonospora sp. FIMYZ51 genomic window carries:
- a CDS encoding ABC transporter ATP-binding protein, producing the protein MTLIATESLTKVYGGGVTALSELTVTVEPGVVGLVGANGAGKSTLIKLLLGLLTPTAGRIQVLGLDPTTEAAEVRARVGYMPEHDCLPPDLSAAELVTHLGRMSGLPRTVARERASEALRHVGLHEERHRPVGGYSTGMKQRVKLAQALVHDPDLLLLDEPTNGLDPAGRDAMLALVHRIGTEFGISVLVCSHLLGEVERICDTLVAIDGGRLLRADHIAAMTSATDVLAVEVSEGTESLAARLAALDLPVSREGRLLLVPLADQGTYDLIIGAVAELDLPLHRLDQRRHRVAELFARRESSHA; encoded by the coding sequence AGCTGACCGTCACGGTCGAGCCGGGCGTCGTCGGCCTGGTCGGCGCCAACGGTGCCGGCAAGTCGACGCTGATCAAGCTGCTGCTGGGCCTGCTGACCCCGACCGCCGGCCGGATTCAGGTGCTGGGTCTCGACCCGACCACCGAGGCGGCGGAGGTCCGCGCCCGGGTCGGTTACATGCCCGAGCACGACTGCCTGCCGCCCGACCTGTCCGCCGCCGAGTTGGTCACCCACCTCGGCCGAATGAGCGGCCTGCCGCGTACGGTCGCCCGGGAACGGGCCTCCGAGGCGCTGCGCCACGTGGGCCTGCACGAGGAGCGCCACCGCCCGGTCGGCGGCTACTCCACCGGCATGAAGCAGCGGGTCAAGCTCGCCCAGGCGCTGGTGCACGACCCCGACCTGCTGCTGCTCGACGAGCCCACGAACGGTCTCGACCCGGCCGGCCGGGACGCCATGCTCGCCCTGGTGCACCGGATCGGCACCGAGTTCGGCATCTCCGTGCTGGTCTGCTCGCACCTGCTCGGCGAGGTCGAGCGGATCTGCGACACGCTTGTCGCGATCGACGGTGGCCGGCTGCTGCGCGCCGACCACATCGCCGCGATGACCTCCGCCACCGACGTGCTCGCCGTCGAGGTGAGCGAGGGCACCGAGTCGCTTGCCGCCCGGTTGGCCGCGCTGGACCTGCCGGTGAGCCGGGAGGGGCGGCTGCTTCTCGTCCCGCTGGCCGACCAGGGCACGTACGACCTGATCATCGGCGCGGTGGCCGAGCTGGACCTGCCGCTGCACCGGCTCGACCAGCGTCGGCACCGGGTCGCCGAACTCTTCGCCCGCAGGGAGAGCAGCCATGCCTGA